In the genome of Xylanivirga thermophila, the window TTGAAAAAAGCGAGGTGGACAGCGACTACATCAAGTTGCTGATATTCGGCTGTGCCGCCGCAAAATATGAGGCCTGCCCTGACAGGGAGCCGGAATACTTAACCCGCCGGTTGCTGGCGATATTTGAGCAACAGCCGCCGCTGGATGCTTTTTCGGTACGGATGTTTGAGGACACCGTCAAACAGGTGGTCATTGATTCGGACGGCAGCCTGGGGCTGCGAATGATCAACGGAAAGCTGATTCAAAATCAAGCAGGAAAGGAGTAACCGCCATGCAAGCACAAACCATAACACCCGTACAGAAAAGGGTTGATGTAATCCCCGCCAATATTCTTTTAACCAAACCAAACGCCAGAAAGAGAAAGCTGCGTGTGGCGGCCTACTGTCGGGTCAGCACCGAACAGGAAGAACAGCAATCCAGCTACGCTGCGCAGATTGCTTATTATACAGAGAAAATCAGCAAAAACAAGGATTGGGAGCTTGCCGGTATCTTTGCCGATGAGGGCATCACCGGAACCAGTGCCAAGAAGCGCACTGAGTTTCTCAAGCTCATGGCACTGTGCGAAAAGGGCAAAATCGACATGGTGCTGACCAAGTCCGTCTCCCGTTTTTCAAGAAACACGCTGGATGCCATTGGGTATATCCGGAAGCTCAAGGCAAAGGGCATCCCCATCATCTTTGAAAAAGAGGGCATCAACACGATGGAGATGGCCAGCGAAATGGCACTGTGCTTCCTCAGCGGCTTTGCGCAGGCAGAAAGCGAATCCATCAGCCGCAACGTCACATGGGGCAAACGCCAGAGCTTTAAAAGCGGAAAGGTGCCATTTCAATATTCCCGCATTTTAGGTTACGAAAAAGGCGAGGACGGTCAGCCAAAGATTGTGCCGGAGGAAGCGGAAATCGTCAAACGGATTTTCCGAAGCTATTACTCAGGTGCAAGCATCGGAAAGATAAAGAAATCTCTGGAGGCTGATAAAATCCTCACGCCCACCAGCAAGGAGGAATGGTCGCCGGGAGTGATCCAGTATATGCTTCGAAACGAGCGCTACATCGGGGATGCCCTACTGCAGAAAACCTATGTGGTGGACTGCCTAACCAAGGAAACCCGTAAAAACAATGGTGAAATCCCGCAGTATTATGTAACCGGAAATCATGAGCCGATTATTTCAAGGGATTTATTCAACCTTGTGCAGGAGGAAATCGCACGGAGAGCCGGTAAGCGAAAGGTGGCCAGAAAAGCTGTGAAAACCGAGAAAGGAAAATACAGCAGCAAATACGCCCTGACCGAGCTTCTCTGCTGCGTTGAATGCGGCACTCAGTACCGCAGGGTTACTTGGGCGAGAAATGGTAAGAAAAAGGTGGTCTGGCGTTGCATCAACCGCTTGGAATACGGCACGAAATACTGCAAGGAATCGCCTACCATAGAGGAAAGTCGCCTACACCAAGCCATTATCACCGCCCTGAACCGGCTGGATGAGGATAAAGCCGATGTTATCGAAACCCTCAAGGCAGGCCTGCAGCTGGCCATTGGTTCACAGGATGATGACAGCTTCAATGAAGCGGCTGTCCAAAACCGCATCGCCGAGCTGCAAAGCGTGATGATGGATTTAGTGGGACTCAGCTCCAAATCCAGTGCCGGTGCGGATTATTTCGATGCCAAGTTTGAAGAAATCGCTGCGGAGATAAAAGGGTTGCAGGGGCAGCTTGGAGAACACCAAGAACAAACCATGCTCGCTCAAAATACACAGGCACGAATCCACGAGCTGCTTTACATGATGGAAACCACCGATCTCAGCCTGAAAGAATATCGGGAGGATGTGGTTAAGGCTGTGATTGATAAGGTAGAGGTACTATCGGCAGATCGTATCTGGATTACCTTTAAGGGGAATACGGAAATGGGGCAGGAACTGCCGGGTGAATAAAAATGGCAGGAGAAGCCGCCACAAAGCTGGCGGCATTTCTCTTTTGGACAGAATTTCTGCTATATTTCAATCCGTTTCACCATAATACTGTGAATATTTCCATAATTTATACGGATTTAATTGCTTTGTTCGCTGTGACGATATATAATATATACAATATTTAATTGGCAAAGGATAGTTTTAATGGACTATATGACAGCGAAAGAAGCAGCGGAAAAATGGGCAATCACTCCACGCCGGGTACAGGTGCTTTGCGCACAGAGAAAAATACCGGGCGCTATTCGGTTTGGGGTTACTTGGGCGATACCCAACGATGCGGTGAAGCCCAAAGATGGTCGATATAATAAAAACAAGACAGAATAGAACAGCTTGATGTTACTAATAAATTGAGCGGTTAGAATATTTTTGTGGAGGGAGTGACATCATGGGTAGCCATCAAGCATCAGAACAAATGATAGGTTATCTTTATCAGGCTAGGTATGCATTGTACCTTTTATTGAATAATGATGATGAGCAATCAGAAATTAGCATTGAAAAATTTGACGATGTAAGCTTTGGAAACGATGATACTCCTGAAATCATGATTCAACTCAAGCATCATGTAAAGGCTTATGGTGATTTAAATAACGCAAGTACAGATATATGGAGAACACTAAAAGTCTGGATAGATGCTATTAAAAAGCAACCAGATTTACTGTCTAAAACAAAATTCATGATAATAACTACTGCTTCAGCACCAGGGGACACAGCAGCATATTATTTAAAAACTGAATCTGAAAAAAGAAATTCTATTTTGGCTTATAATATATTAAAGAAAGTTGCGGAAGAATCTCAGAACAAAAGCCACCAAAGTTATTATAAAGCATTTACCAGCATTCCAGAAACGCAAATTCAGCAATTATTAGATTGTATTTATATACTTGATAAGAGTAGCAATATAGTCGATGTTGAATCTGATATAAAAAAAGCTATTAGATATTGTAGCCTTCCTCAATATATTGATAAAATATGTGAACGTTTGGAAGGCTGGTGGTATAAGAAAACAATAGAAGCTTTATGCTCAGAAACACCGATATTCATATCTCAGAGTCAAGTGCGTTCACACATTGTATCGGTTGGATTGGAATATGCACCCGATAATTTACCTATTGATGTGGACGAATATGAAAACCTCAAATTAGAAGAGTTGTCTCCAAATGATCAAATATTTTATGAACAATTAAAGCTAATTTGTTTAGGAAGTAATAGATTGAGAATAGCAATCAGAGATTATTATCGTGCTTTCCAACAGCGAGCAAACTGGGTCAGGGAGGAATTATTATACACAAATGAGCTGGACAAATATGAAAAAAGGCTCATTGATGAATGGGAACATTCATTTTATGCAATGCAAGATGACTTGTTAGATTATGGGAATCAAGTTACGGAAGACATTAAAGTATCAAATGCCAAAAAACTGTATAGAGAAATTGAGGAAAAAGATATACGTGTTAGAGATCGTTGCAGTGATGCATTTGTAATGAGAGGCAGTTATCATATCTTAGCGAATCAGCTTAGGGTAGGATGGCATATTGATTTTTATGAGCGTTTAGAGCAATTATTAAAGAACTGAGGTGATTTATTTGAGGAATTGGAATCTTAGAGCAAAGGAAGTAGCTTATTTACTTAATCCGGCGTTTTGTGGTAGGCTATTGCACAGTTGCATTAAAACATATAATGAGGTGACAAAAAGAGCTTTTCCATTTCCTCTTGTTTATCTGGTTCTTCCATTGATACTTCATAAAAAAACTAGAGAGTGCATATCAAGTCGTACACAATTGATCATATGGCAACAACGATATCCTGAATTATTAATAGGTTTTGCTGAGAGAACAAAAGATATGGTACAGATAACCAATGAGGCTATGGAGCTTTTGCTTCAAAGTGGTGTTGTACTGTTAACAAACGCTGCAGAGCTTGAAATATCTCAAACGATTCGACCGCTCAGTAAGACAAAATATGTTAATGACGAAATCAAAGATTGTCTTAATAAAAGCGAACATGTAGCTAAATGGTTTGCTGCAGCAGGAAAAGTTGAAACAGTATATGTTAGTTTGGGGGTAAGACCATGATGCAAATACGAGAATTAGTCCTATACGGATTAAATGGACAAGTAAGGCATTTGCCATTTCAATTAGGAAAGGTCAATATAATATCAGGAAAATCAAAATCCGGAAAATCCGCTGTGGGCGACATAATTGATTATTGCCTTGGCGGAAGTTCTTGTGATATTGCCGATGGCGTAATTAGAGAAAATGTGTCGTGGTATGGATTGCTATTGCAGTTTGATAGCGAAAGAGTATTTGTAGCTCGCCAAAATCCGCCCCCCGGTCAACAGTCTACCGGCTTCTGTTATATTGAGATTGGAGAAAAAATAGAAGTTCCCGAAAAATGTGATTTTGTTTCCAATACTAATGTTGCTGGATTGGAGGAGGCTTTAACTAAGAGATTAGACATTTCTGAGAACCTAAATATACCGCCAGACGGACAAAGCCGCGATCCCCTTGCTGCTAATATTAGACATGCATTATACTACTGCTTTCAAAATCAGGATGAGATAGCAGCAAAAACTTTTTTATTTCATAAGCAATCGGAAGATTTCATTACTCAGGCCATAAAAGACACTTTGCCATATTTTTTGGGTATAGTGAATGAGGAATCGCTAGCTTTAGAAAATGAAAGAAGTATTCTAAAAAGAAAATTAGCAATTGAAAAACGCAGACTGGAAGAAATTAGAATGCTTCAAGGAGGAGGTTTACAAAGGGCCATTTCATTAATATCCGAAGCAAAGTATGTAGGCCTTTTATACGATAATATTGAAGCAGATTATGACAGTTACGAATCTGTGTATAAAGTTTTAAAAAGCGTGAATGAATGGACTCCTGTAAATGCTGAAACTGTTGGTATGGATCGTTTAAGCTTTTTACAATCAGAGCTTAAAAAATCTGAGGATGAATTGGAACAACTTAATCAGGATATTAGTAATGCAAAAACATTTGCAGGAGAAACGAGCGGCTACGCGAATGAAGTTGAGCATCAGAAAATTAGGCTGAGTTCAATTGGCTTATTTGAAAAGCTTGATTTTAGACCGGATCATTGCCCCTTATGTGCCAACAAACTAGAAATGCCTTTGCCCAATATTGACATGATAAGAACCGCTATTAAAAACCTAGATGACAATATACAAAACGTTACTCGAGAAAAACCCAAATTAAGAAAATATATTGACTCACTTGAATCAGAGAGGGAAAAAATACGACAAGACATTATCCAAGTAAAGTCTGAAATTGATGGCATTTATACTCAAAATCAGGATGCTATCGCATTAAAAGATTTAAATTCTAGACGTGCAAAAGTAGTTGGTAGAATTAGTCTATGGTTGGAAAGCGTAGAGCAACATGACGACTCTACAGGTAAAGAAAAAGCCATTAAAAAGATTGAGGACAGAATATGTGATATTGATGAAATATTAGATAAAGACTCACTAGAAGATCGTAAGCAATCTGTATTATCACGAATATCTGTAGATATGAGTGAATGGGCTAAAGAACTGAACTTGGAACATTCTGAAAACCCATATCGTCTAGATATGAACAAAGTTACAGTTATTGTGGATAAAGCTGATCGCCCTGTTCCTTTAAAACAGCTCGGCAGTGGGTCAAATTGGGTCGGGATACATTTAATAACCTACTTTGCGTTACATAAATATTTTATTACTCTGAACAGGCCGGTGCCTAATTTTATATTTTTGGATCAACCTTCACAGGTCTATTTTCCATCAGAATTGGATGAAAAAAATACAGATTGGAATATGGTTAGCACCTTGTATAACTTTATCACCAATAGGACATCAGAACTAAAGGGAAAGCTTCAAGTTATTATAGTAGATCATGCTAATTTAAAAGATGAGAATTTTCGTAATTCTGTTATTGAAGATTGGTGGAATGAAAATAACTTAGTACCGGAAGATTGGTATAAAAAATAAAACACACTTGGAAATGGGATATACAATGTCAACATTATCTAACTGTTTTTTGTTTTCATGATATAATTATTTAAAAGTAGAGCCGAGGTGAAATAATGAAATGGTTACATCTATCTGATTTGCATTTTAATCCTGATGATGATGGTACAGATAGTAATTATTTAAGAGATAAACTAAAGGATTTTTTATATCAAAACCAAGTTGTTGTAGACTATTTGATCCTTTCAGGTGACTTTAGGGATGCAAGTTGCCAAGATGATACTGACGAAAACGCCCAAAAAGTTGCACAGTTTATTTTGGGAATCACAAAATTAGTTGGAATAACTAATACATGTAATATTTTGTGCGTACCGGGAAATCATGATTTGAATCGAGACTATAATAATAGACAAGAACTACTTATTACTGAAAAAAGCAAATATCAAACCGAAAAAGGTAGATTCGTTAATTTGCCTGAATTAGTTGATGCTTTTTCATTTTACAAGAAAGTACTGAACTTTATCTACGGTACTGATTTTGTCAATACAATGTTTGATAATTGTTATAAGATCAGTCCTCATAAAGCTGTGGTGACAAAGGATTGTAATATTTTACTGATTAACACAGAACTTTTAGCGGGACAAAGTGTTGAAGATGCCAGTGGAAACAAATGCATAAATGATGCCGGAACGCTAATGGCAGGCAGTAGTTATGTTCTGAATGAGCTTTTAACCGTCAAGCCTACTGAAAAAATAACAATTGCTGTTGGTCATCGAGGGCTTGACTTGCTGGAACCTACTGAAAAAAGAAAGCTTGTAAATATTTTTAATGACTATGGAGTCTGCTTATATTTATGTGGACATAGTCATACGTTATGGGTAGATGACACCTTGGGTGTCCCGCAAGTCACTGTAGGATGTATAAAACAAGAAAATGGAGTAAGAGCAGGTTTTTCGTTGGGGGAGTTTTGTGTAGAGAGTAATAATATTAATATCTCTGCGTATTCTTGGGAAAACAATAGTTGGAACAAATATCAACATTTCTACAAAGGCAATTCAGATCTGCATATAGATTTAAATGGAGTTGCAGAAGCTTACGGTGGTGGTTTTGACAATAAAATTAAAATTGTTTTGGATGGCAGAGTAAGAGAGTTCTATTGCAGAGTTCCAACAGAGGGTATGAAATTTTGGATTGAACATTCTCCTATGATATCGGTGGGTTCAGGAAGCTTAACTTGCGTATTGAAAAACAATCAATACACACATCTTATTAACTACAATCATACATTTATATTGTCAAATGCTGTATGGAAAGTCATAGGAATAGACTCAACTATTTCCGGTGTCACAAAACTCACCTGTAATAGAGAATTAAAAGGTCCATCCGATGATTTTAAAACAGGAATTGCAAACAAGGACTCAATTTCAAACTACCGGATAGAATTACTGTCACCAATCGAAAATATAGGAGTAGATCAAAAAATAGAATTACTACCGCTACTAATTAAAGATTACAAACATATTAAGGATGCAAAGCTTCTCTTGTCTGTATCCAATCAAAATATAATAGCTTCAGATAAGATGTCTATAATAGGAAAAAGCATTGGAAAGACAGATATTTTGATTTGGTGGGAAGATGACGATGAGATATTTTTGCGATTCTCTGTAAATGTATGCGATGAAAAACAAGAAAACGTAGGCTATAGACTATATAGAGAGGATTTAGCATTTAACAGTAAATCATACTTTGATTATTCTGTCAGAATAAAAAACAAAGTTCGCATTGGAGTTGAAAAATATATAAACGGTGAACAGGTTTCCGTAGACAAGCCCCTTGAATTTTGCCTTATAAGTAAAGAAGATAATTGTTCCATGCCAATACAACAACTGGAAAATTCCGTAATTGAGGTCGATACATCAGCAATGAGTTACGGAAAACTATATTCTTTGACTATTAAGGGTGAAACACAAATGCAAGCAGAGATTTGTGGAAAAGGTCTTTTTTAACCCCTGAATCTTTCAAAGAAGATTCTGCATCTATTTTGTACTAATTACACATACATAAACTAAATATTGATACAATGTAAAAAACTGCACACCCTATTGCTAAATTATGCACATGGGTGTGCAGTTTTTTATTATTGTTTATATATAATATAGTTAAGATTTGGAAGATTATGCAACCAAATTAAATTGAGTATTTATCGTAGAATGGGGAGGAGTTTCTATGGAAACATGGGATATATTAGATGAGAATGGGAATGTGACTGGAAAAACTATTACTAGAGGAGAAAACTTAAGAGATGGCGAATATCATTTAATAGTGCATATATGGATTATTAATGGCAAAAGAGAAATATTAATTCAAAAAAGGCCAAAAAATTTAAAATTTGCTCCAGGAAAATGGGCAACTACTGGAGGATCAGCAATACAAGGAGAAGATAGTATTACAGCTGTATGTAGGGAAACGAAAGAAGAATTGGGAATTGATATTCACCCATCATATAAACCTATTAGATATAAACGGAAGAATGATTTTACTGATATTTGGGTAGTAAAACAAGAGATAAATTTGGAAGATATTAAGTTGCAAAAAGAAGAAGTAAGCGATGTTAAATGGGTAACCGTAGAAGAATTAAGGGATATGATATATAAAGGTGAATTTCATAGATATAGTGATAAGTATTTTGAACTGCTTTCAAAGTATATTAAAATTTTTTAGATATTAATATAAAAGTAGCAATATAGCCTATTTATCAGTAATTGGATTGCACAATTATAATGAAGTCTTATATAAGTTTAAACATAAAATGATTTACATTTACGCTCAAATGGTTTATAATTATAGTGTAAAAGTAAATGGGGGTTGATAATTATGAATTATCAAGATAAATTGGAAAGACTAATCGATGTCAAGGATGGTTTAATCTTTACGAAAGAAGTTGAAGAAGCAGGTATTCCAAGACAATATTTAAATATTTTAGTAAAAGAGAATAAATTAGAGAGGGTTGCTCATGGGGTATATTTGACACCAGATACATTTGATGATGAAATGTACATACTTCAGGCTAAAAATCAGAGGGCTATTTTTTCCCATGAAACTGCATTGTATTTACATGACTTAATAGATAGAGATCCCATTGAATGGTCTGTAACTGTTCCTTATGGATATAATGCTACCCATTTAAGAAACGAAGGTGTTAAAGTCTGCACTGTTAAGAAGCCACTTTATCAGATGGGTGTTACTGAATTAAGAACTATCTATGGAAGGCCTATTAAAGCATATAACAAGGAAAGAACTATTTGTGATATTATTAGAAACAGAAATAATATGGATATTGCCATTTTAAATGAATCCATTAAAAGGTATTTAGGTTCTAAGGATAAAAATATTCCATTGCTATTAAGATATGCAAAAGAATTAGGAGTACAAAATTACTTAAGAAAGTATATGGAGATATTGCTATGAAAAATTTAAGGCAACTGAAAGATTTAATAAATAACATAGCCAAGGAAAATAATATAAATGCACAGATTTTATTAAGGAACTATATGCTAGAAAGGCTTCTTGAAAGAATATCACTTTCTGAATTTAAGGATAAGTTTATTTTAAAAGGTGGTATGTTGGTAGCACCTTTAGTTGGTGTAGATATGAGGTCTACCGTAGATATGGATGCGACTATAAAAGCTTATCCAGTAACAAAAGAATCTATTGAAAGTGCATTTAAAAACATATTATCTGTGTCAATAGATGATGGCGTAGATATTATATTTAAAGGGATAGAAGAAATACGAACTGAAGATGAGTACAATGGATTTAGAGTATCCCTTGAAGCCTGTATGGAAAATGCTAGAATACCATTAAAGGTTGATATTACTACAGGTGATGAAATTACACCAAACGAAGTTGGTT includes:
- a CDS encoding NUDIX hydrolase → METWDILDENGNVTGKTITRGENLRDGEYHLIVHIWIINGKREILIQKRPKNLKFAPGKWATTGGSAIQGEDSITAVCRETKEELGIDIHPSYKPIRYKRKNDFTDIWVVKQEINLEDIKLQKEEVSDVKWVTVEELRDMIYKGEFHRYSDKYFELLSKYIKIF
- a CDS encoding metallophosphoesterase family protein encodes the protein MKWLHLSDLHFNPDDDGTDSNYLRDKLKDFLYQNQVVVDYLILSGDFRDASCQDDTDENAQKVAQFILGITKLVGITNTCNILCVPGNHDLNRDYNNRQELLITEKSKYQTEKGRFVNLPELVDAFSFYKKVLNFIYGTDFVNTMFDNCYKISPHKAVVTKDCNILLINTELLAGQSVEDASGNKCINDAGTLMAGSSYVLNELLTVKPTEKITIAVGHRGLDLLEPTEKRKLVNIFNDYGVCLYLCGHSHTLWVDDTLGVPQVTVGCIKQENGVRAGFSLGEFCVESNNINISAYSWENNSWNKYQHFYKGNSDLHIDLNGVAEAYGGGFDNKIKIVLDGRVREFYCRVPTEGMKFWIEHSPMISVGSGSLTCVLKNNQYTHLINYNHTFILSNAVWKVIGIDSTISGVTKLTCNRELKGPSDDFKTGIANKDSISNYRIELLSPIENIGVDQKIELLPLLIKDYKHIKDAKLLLSVSNQNIIASDKMSIIGKSIGKTDILIWWEDDDEIFLRFSVNVCDEKQENVGYRLYREDLAFNSKSYFDYSVRIKNKVRIGVEKYINGEQVSVDKPLEFCLISKEDNCSMPIQQLENSVIEVDTSAMSYGKLYSLTIKGETQMQAEICGKGLF
- a CDS encoding type IV toxin-antitoxin system AbiEi family antitoxin domain-containing protein, with product MNYQDKLERLIDVKDGLIFTKEVEEAGIPRQYLNILVKENKLERVAHGVYLTPDTFDDEMYILQAKNQRAIFSHETALYLHDLIDRDPIEWSVTVPYGYNATHLRNEGVKVCTVKKPLYQMGVTELRTIYGRPIKAYNKERTICDIIRNRNNMDIAILNESIKRYLGSKDKNIPLLLRYAKELGVQNYLRKYMEILL
- a CDS encoding DUF3732 domain-containing protein, which translates into the protein MMQIRELVLYGLNGQVRHLPFQLGKVNIISGKSKSGKSAVGDIIDYCLGGSSCDIADGVIRENVSWYGLLLQFDSERVFVARQNPPPGQQSTGFCYIEIGEKIEVPEKCDFVSNTNVAGLEEALTKRLDISENLNIPPDGQSRDPLAANIRHALYYCFQNQDEIAAKTFLFHKQSEDFITQAIKDTLPYFLGIVNEESLALENERSILKRKLAIEKRRLEEIRMLQGGGLQRAISLISEAKYVGLLYDNIEADYDSYESVYKVLKSVNEWTPVNAETVGMDRLSFLQSELKKSEDELEQLNQDISNAKTFAGETSGYANEVEHQKIRLSSIGLFEKLDFRPDHCPLCANKLEMPLPNIDMIRTAIKNLDDNIQNVTREKPKLRKYIDSLESEREKIRQDIIQVKSEIDGIYTQNQDAIALKDLNSRRAKVVGRISLWLESVEQHDDSTGKEKAIKKIEDRICDIDEILDKDSLEDRKQSVLSRISVDMSEWAKELNLEHSENPYRLDMNKVTVIVDKADRPVPLKQLGSGSNWVGIHLITYFALHKYFITLNRPVPNFIFLDQPSQVYFPSELDEKNTDWNMVSTLYNFITNRTSELKGKLQVIIVDHANLKDENFRNSVIEDWWNENNLVPEDWYKK
- a CDS encoding ABC-three component system protein, with product MGSHQASEQMIGYLYQARYALYLLLNNDDEQSEISIEKFDDVSFGNDDTPEIMIQLKHHVKAYGDLNNASTDIWRTLKVWIDAIKKQPDLLSKTKFMIITTASAPGDTAAYYLKTESEKRNSILAYNILKKVAEESQNKSHQSYYKAFTSIPETQIQQLLDCIYILDKSSNIVDVESDIKKAIRYCSLPQYIDKICERLEGWWYKKTIEALCSETPIFISQSQVRSHIVSVGLEYAPDNLPIDVDEYENLKLEELSPNDQIFYEQLKLICLGSNRLRIAIRDYYRAFQQRANWVREELLYTNELDKYEKRLIDEWEHSFYAMQDDLLDYGNQVTEDIKVSNAKKLYREIEEKDIRVRDRCSDAFVMRGSYHILANQLRVGWHIDFYERLEQLLKN
- a CDS encoding three component ABC system middle component — protein: MRNWNLRAKEVAYLLNPAFCGRLLHSCIKTYNEVTKRAFPFPLVYLVLPLILHKKTRECISSRTQLIIWQQRYPELLIGFAERTKDMVQITNEAMELLLQSGVVLLTNAAELEISQTIRPLSKTKYVNDEIKDCLNKSEHVAKWFAAAGKVETVYVSLGVRP
- a CDS encoding recombinase family protein, with amino-acid sequence MQAQTITPVQKRVDVIPANILLTKPNARKRKLRVAAYCRVSTEQEEQQSSYAAQIAYYTEKISKNKDWELAGIFADEGITGTSAKKRTEFLKLMALCEKGKIDMVLTKSVSRFSRNTLDAIGYIRKLKAKGIPIIFEKEGINTMEMASEMALCFLSGFAQAESESISRNVTWGKRQSFKSGKVPFQYSRILGYEKGEDGQPKIVPEEAEIVKRIFRSYYSGASIGKIKKSLEADKILTPTSKEEWSPGVIQYMLRNERYIGDALLQKTYVVDCLTKETRKNNGEIPQYYVTGNHEPIISRDLFNLVQEEIARRAGKRKVARKAVKTEKGKYSSKYALTELLCCVECGTQYRRVTWARNGKKKVVWRCINRLEYGTKYCKESPTIEESRLHQAIITALNRLDEDKADVIETLKAGLQLAIGSQDDDSFNEAAVQNRIAELQSVMMDLVGLSSKSSAGADYFDAKFEEIAAEIKGLQGQLGEHQEQTMLAQNTQARIHELLYMMETTDLSLKEYREDVVKAVIDKVEVLSADRIWITFKGNTEMGQELPGE